The following coding sequences are from one Anguilla anguilla isolate fAngAng1 chromosome 12, fAngAng1.pri, whole genome shotgun sequence window:
- the LOC118210114 gene encoding beta-arrestin-1-like, whose translation MGDRGTRVFKKASPNGKLTVYLGKRDFVDHVDIVEPVDGVVLIDPEYLKERKVFVTLTCAFRYGREDLDVLGLTFRKDLFVANIQTFPPVPEEKKSLTRLQERLIKKLGEHAYPFTFEIPPNLPCSVTLQPGPEDTGKACGVDFEVKAFCAENSEEKIHKRNSVRLVIRKVQYAPEKPGPQPVAETTRQFLMSDKSLHLEASLDKEIYYHGEPINVNVHVTNNTNKTVKKMKISVRQYADICLFNTAQYKCPVATEESDDIVAPSSTFCKVYTLTPFLANNREKRGLALDGKLKHEDTNLASSTLLREGANKEILGIIVSYKVKVKLVVSRGGLLGDFASSDVAVELPFTLMHPKPIEESLYRDVPDIEAPIDTNLIQFETNDDDIIFEDFARQRLIGAKDEKEEEEERTDSPRLNDR comes from the exons AGTCTTCAAAAAAGCAAGCCCAAATGGAAAG CTCACAGTGTATCTGGGGAAGAGGGACTTTGTCGACCACGTGGACATTGTGGAGCCTGTCG ACGGCGTGGTTCTTATTGATCCAGAGTacttaaaagaaagaaaag TCTTCGTGACCCTGACCTGTGCTTTCCGCTATGGCAGAGAGGACCTGGATGTTTTGGGATTGACATTTCGAAAGGACCTCTTTGTAGCCAATATCCAGACATTTCCACCTGtgcctgaagaaaaaaaatcattaaccCGTCTTCAGGAGCGCCTGATTAAAAAGCTTGGGGAACATGCTTATCCTTTTACTTTTGAG ATTCCTCCCAATCTTCCTTGCTCAGTTACTCTTCAGCCTGGACCGGAGGACACGGGAAAG GCATGTGGTGTGGACTTTGAAGTTAAGGCTTTTTGTGCTGAAAATTCTGAAGAGAAAATTCACAAGAG gaATTCTGTGCGTCTGGTCATTAGGAAAGTTCAGTACGCCCCAGAGAAGCCTGGTCCGCAGCCCGTGGCCGAGACCACACGTCAGTTCCTCATGTCTGACAAGTCCTTGCACCTGGAGGCTTCCCTGGACAAAGAG ATTTACTACCACGGGGAGCCAATCAATGTGAATGTTCATGTCACAAACAATACGAATAAGACcgtgaagaaaatgaaaatctcaG TGCGTCAGTATGCGGATATTTGCCTGTTCAACACCGCACAGTACAAGTGCCCAGTTGCAACAGAGGAGTCCGA TGATATAGTAGCTCCAAGTTCCACATTTTGCAAGGTGTACACTCTCACACCTTTCCTTGCCAACAACCGGGAGAAACGGGGGCTGGCCTTAGATGGAAAACTCAAACACGAGGACACAAATTTAGCCTCTAGTACACT GTTAAGAGAAGGAGCCAATAAAGAAATCTTGGGCATTATTGTGTCATACAAGGTTAAAGTGAAGCTGGTGGTGTCTCGAGGCGG ACTCTTGGGAGATTTTGCATCAAG CGATGTTGCAGTCGAACTTCCTTTCACGCTAATGCACCCCAAGCCGATTGAGGAGTCGCTCTACAGAGATG TTCCAGACATTGAAGCACCCATAGACACAAATTTGATTCAGTTTGAGACAAA TGATGACGACATCATCTTCGAAGACTTTGCCAGGCAGAGACTCATAGGGGCCAAGGacgagaaggaagaggaggaggaaaggacGGATTCGCCCCGGCTGAACGACAGATAA